The Ooceraea biroi isolate clonal line C1 chromosome 11, Obir_v5.4, whole genome shotgun sequence genome includes a region encoding these proteins:
- the LOC105275272 gene encoding sn1-specific diacylglycerol lipase alpha isoform X1: MDIGCDERRNCHYQWIRRRGARRRHRRRRLSQSAASSRDRRDRAKPVIRVVEVNRSPARIWMEDDDDEGGDDDAATTTTTTTTTTTTRARGCLVSWCSDGAGASAATTSLYLALSSSSFISYVHLDAFDRPVVCRVRSVASCVRRLCHPGRRCRMPSLIAFGRRWRVGSDDLLLPGVVLFWTHLFELTVLGVLLGILEWNRSVTCILLLWEYVIGYEGLFVACMAVEFSICFLATRGSILDTTARAPMQYILYIRLFLVLVEIGWLCAGVTWLARYYQTCPVDQAKDVMLGLVISNWCLLAFLMATIWCTYDAAGRSWVKMKKYQRSMREAESRAARLHYKRSGSRNRNWRQRKVIRAYQDSWDNRCRLLFCCLGNSDRNRNSFADLARLLSDFFRDLDVVPSDVVAGLVLLRKFQKIERELIVKQRKNDTYEFLSGVPVTPRTKFLSMTEDGDLGHFQLAIHYMHFALAAYGWPMFLVSSSTELCQLCTRLQCCCCCFPCGGHREDETTIVEDNCCRCNYAALSRMLDLGEIEVVYATFHVDVGETPFFVALDYTKRKVVVSIRGTLSMKDVLTDLNAEGEVLPLSPPREDWLGHKGMVQAAEYIRKKLQEEDIIARALAKDPSRGTHQFGLTLVGHSLGAGTAAILAILLKQDYPDLICFSFGPPGGLLSMPAQQYSQEFITSVVVGKDVVPRIGLRQMESLRADLINAIKRSVDPKWKTIACSVMCCGCGWTPTSAANLEAGGCIGEYQRDKDRARAQTIVPSDSSIALTLHRPLYPPGRIIHVVRHHPNKGEQKYETRWRQMLSKREPVYQALWAGPCDFDEVLISPVMIQDHMPDNMLRALNKVVTTLGPAKPQRLTSGHASSTEASSETAREHHMIEVQELEIQEQEMRALLSPSSPSRYQLGNLAGTPPHRLCLETSFTSLQSPTDIPQAGRELSVDSRGIPWEYVSLASELLHTPRPEDSKPPSRWDDPTRTAPLATPETLSEASTSSSPPSPVPAPRPMRRTPKIPGNLSTAADDLKNNLHYAMLSAKNYFLRTKGEHATGSNNGSSSGNSEASYESAKSLATAGLPPPIPRRRDSVIVRREQRTCTAACCRDDLSENSSTHTSSHSSKISHNSHRVQVEFNEEENDTNGSGLDFYEAKGSSGQRDSSNDVFLSVRSSPECKGLMAPATDLGAEWKKRFDATGMSGDASLPLLRGLSPTPTTGQHSSPFFNAKRKKYVYPITLVGRGESSV; this comes from the exons ATGGACATCGGATGCGACGAAAGGAGGAATTGTCATTATCAGTGGATTCGTCGACGCGGTGCGCGACGCCGACATCGCCGTCGTCGGTTGTCGCAGTCAGCTGCTTCTTCCCGCGACCGACGTGATCGAGCGAAGCCGGTGATTCGCGTAGTTGAGGTAAATCGGTCGCCGGCTCGGATTTGGAtggaagacgacgacgacgaaggcggtgacgacgacgcggcgacgacgacgacgacgacgacgacgacgacgacgacgagggcgAGAGGATGCCTGGTATCGTGGTGTTCCGACGGCGCTGGAGCGTCGGCAGCGACGACCTCGTTGTACCTGGCGCTTTCCTCTTCATCCTTCATCTCATATG TTCATCTTGACGCCTTCGACCGGCCGGTTGTTTGTCGCGTACGGAGTGTCGCGTCGTGCGTGCGTAGGTTATGTCATCCGGGACGTCGTTGCAGAATGCCGAGCTTGATCGCATTCGGCAGAAGATGGAGGGTAGGCAGCGACGATCTTCTGCTACCTGGCGTTGTCTTGTTCTGGACCCATCTGTTCGA GCTGACAGTGCTAGGCGTTCTACTGGGGATTCTCGAGTGGAATCGTAGCGTCACCTGCATCCTTCTCCTGTGGGAATACGTGATCGGGTATGAGGGTCTCTTCGTGGCTTGCATGGCAGTGGAGTTCTCCATCTGTTTCCTAGCGACGAGGGGCAGCATCCTGGACACCACGGCGAGAGCGCCGATGCAGTACATTCTGTATATCCGATTGT TCTTGGTACTGGTGGAGATCGGTTGGTTGTGCGCAGGTGTTACGTGGTTAGCGCGTTATTATCAAACCTGTCCAGTGGACCAAGCTAAAGATGTTATGTTAG GTTTAGTGATATCGAACTGGTGCTTACTGGCATTTTTGATGGCGACCATTTGGTGCACGTACGATGCGGCCGGCAGATCCTGGGTAAAGATGAAGAAGTATCAGCGCAGCATGAGGGAGGCTGAGTCGAGAGCGGCCAGATTGCATTACAAGCGCAGCGGCAGCAGAAATCGAAATTGGCGACAACG AAAAGTCATACGTGCCTATCAAGACAGTTGGGATAATCGGTGTAGACTGCTGTTCTGCTGCCTGGGAAACTCTGATCGCAATCGA AACTCGTTCGCCGATCTTGCGCGGCTGCTGAGTGACTTCTTCCGCGACCTGGATGTCGTGCCATCGGACGTGGTGGCCGGGCTGGTGTTACTGAGAAAGTTTCAGAAGATCGAGCGCGAGCTGATAGTGAAGCAGCGCAAGAATGACACGTACGAATTTTTGTCGGGAGTTCCGGTCACTCCACGCACCAAATTTCTGTCCATGACCGAGGACGGTGACCTGGGCCACTTTCAATTGGCTATCCATTATATGCACTTTGCCCTCGCTGCTTACGGCTGGCCGATGTTCCTTGTCAGTTCCTCCACCGAACTCTGCCAGCTATGCACCAG ATTGCaatgttgctgctgttgcttcCCGTGCGGCGGACACCGCGAGGACGAGACGACGATTGTCGAGGACAATTGCTGCCGGTGCAATTACGCTGCCCTGAGCAGGATGCTCGATTTGGGAGAAATCGAGGTCGTTTATGCGACCTTCCATGTGGACGTCGGCGAGACGCCGTTTTTCGTCGCTCTCGATTATACGAAGAGAAAG GTTGTAGTTAGTATACGAGGAACCTTAAGCATGAAGGATGTACTGACAGACCTAAACGCCGAGGGTGAGGTGTTACCTTTGTCACCACCGAGGGAAGACTGGCTCGGTCACAAGGGAATGGTACAAGCTGCCGAATACATACGCAAGAAACTACAGGAAGAGGATATCATCGCGCGCGCCCTCGCCAAG GATCCTTCCAGAGGTACACATCAATTCGGCCTGACGCTGGTGGGACATTCGCTAGGCGCTGGCACTGCGGCGATCCTCGCGATTTTGCTCAAACAGGATTACCCGGACCTGATATGCTTCTCGTTCGGACCACCTGGTGGGCTGTTGAGCATGCCTGCCCAACAATACAGCCAGGAATTCATCACCTCCGTGGTGGTAGGCAAGGATGTCGTGCCGAGGATCGGACTTCGACAAATGGAGAGCCTTAGGGCGGATCTCATCAACGCCATAAAGAGGAGTGTCGATCCTAAA TGGAAAACGATAGCGTGTTCGGTGATGTGCTGTGGCTGCGGCTGGACGCCTACGTCAGCGGCGAATTTGGAGGCTGGTGGTTGCATCGGCGAATACCAGCGGGACAAGGACCGAGCGCGTGCCCAGACTATTGTGCCCAGCGATTCCAGTATTGCCTTGACCCTGCACAGACCTTTATACCCACCTGGCCGGATCATACATGTAGTGCGACATCATCCTAACAAGGGCGA GCAAAAGTATGAGACGCGTTGGAG ACAAATGTTGAGCAAGCGCGAGCCCGTGTACCAGGCGCTGTGGGCCGGTCCGTGCGATTTCGACGAAGTGCTGATCAGCCCGGTGATGATACAAGATCACATGCCGGACAACATGTTGCGGGCGCTGAACAAG GTTGTGACGACCCTGGGACCGGCGAAACCGCAGAGACTAACATCGGGACATGCGTCATCAACGGAGGCGTCGTCGGAGACGGCGCGCGAGCACCACATGATCGAAGTTCAGGAGTTAGAGATACAGGAGCAGGAGATGCGGGCTCTGTTATCGCCATCCAGCCCAAGCAGATACCAACTCGGCAATCTGGCCGGCACGCCGCCACATCGACTCTGCCTGGAGACAAGCTTCACGTCGCTGCAGAGTCCAACGGACATACCTCAGGCCGGTCGTGAACTCAGCGTAGACTCCAGAGGCATCCCGTGGGAATACGTCAGCCTTGCCAGCGAACTACTCCACACACCCAGGCCAGAGGACAGCAAACC ACCGAGTCGTTGGGACGATCCAACACGCACGGCACCCTTGGCCACTCCGGAGACGTTGTCAGAGGCATCGACAAGTAGTAGTCCTCCGTCGCCAGTGCCAGCACCGAGACCGATGCGACGCACACCCAAGATCCCGGGAAACTTGTCAACGGCGGCGGACGATCTGAAGAATAATCTGCACTACGCAATGCTCTCAGCAAAGAACTATTTCCTGAGGACGAAAGGGGAGCACGCGACGGGCAGTAATAACGGCAGTAGTAGCGGCAATAGTGAGGCGAGCTACGAGAGTGCCAAGAGTCTAGCCACAGCCGGTCTTCCGCCGCCGATACCGAGACGACGGGACTCCGTCATTGTTAGAAG GGAACAACGGACGTGCACAGCGGCGTGCTGCAGGGACGATCTCTCCGAGAATTCGTCGACTCATACGTCGTCGCATTCCTCAAAGATATCCCATAATTCTCATCGCGTTCAAGTAGAGTTTAACGAGGAAGAGAACGATACCAATGGTTCCGGCTTGGACTTTTACGAAGCCAAG GGTTCCTCGGGTCAGCGTGATAGCAGTAACGATGTCTTCCTCAGCGTACGCAGTTCACCAGAGTGCAAAGGGCTGATGGCACCAGCTACAGATCTAGGCGCCGAGTGGAAGAAGCGATTTGACGCTACAGGTATGAGCGGCGATGCCTCGTTACCGCTTCTTCGAGGTCTATCTCCTACGCCGACCACTGGCCAGCACAGTTCACCGTTCTTCAATGCGAAACGGAAGAAATACGTGTATCCTATCACGCTGGTGGGACGAGGCGAGAGCAGTGTTTAG
- the LOC105275272 gene encoding sn1-specific diacylglycerol lipase alpha isoform X3: MDIGCDERRNCHYQWIRRRGARRRHRRRRLSQSAASSRDRRDRAKPVIRVVEVNRSPARIWMEDDDDEGGDDDAATTTTTTTTTTTTRARGCLVSWCSDGAGASAATTSLYLALSSSSFISYVHLDAFDRPVVCRVRSVASCVRRLCHPGRRCRMPSLIAFGRRWRVGSDDLLLPGVVLFWTHLFELTVLGVLLGILEWNRSVTCILLLWEYVIGYEGLFVACMAVEFSICFLATRGSILDTTARAPMQYILYIRLFLVLVEIGWLCAGVTWLARYYQTCPVDQAKDVMLGLVISNWCLLAFLMATIWCTYDAAGRSWVKMKKYQRSMREAESRAARLHYKRSGSRNRNWRQRKVIRAYQDSWDNRCRLLFCCLGNSDRNRNSFADLARLLSDFFRDLDVVPSDVVAGLVLLRKFQKIERELIVKQRKNDTYEFLSGVPVTPRTKFLSMTEDGDLGHFQLAIHYMHFALAAYGWPMFLVSSSTELCQLCTRLQCCCCCFPCGGHREDETTIVEDNCCRCNYAALSRMLDLGEIEVVYATFHVDVGETPFFVALDYTKRKVVVSIRGTLSMKDVLTDLNAEGEVLPLSPPREDWLGHKGMVQAAEYIRKKLQEEDIIARALAKDPSRGTHQFGLTLVGHSLGAGTAAILAILLKQDYPDLICFSFGPPGGLLSMPAQQYSQEFITSVVVGKDVVPRIGLRQMESLRADLINAIKRSVDPKWKTIACSVMCCGCGWTPTSAANLEAGGCIGEYQRDKDRARAQTIVPSDSSIALTLHRPLYPPGRIIHVVRHHPNKGEQKYETRWRQMLSKREPVYQALWAGPCDFDEVLISPVMIQDHMPDNMLRALNKVLACRDRGYMDAGAATATGPEAAAAIAVINATMTELRGPPLDQQHPPQVVVLHHQGTLDAYITAPSSCRDTRPSRWDDPTRTAPLATPETLSEASTSSSPPSPVPAPRPMRRTPKIPGNLSTAADDLKNNLHYAMLSAKNYFLRTKGEHATGSNNGSSSGNSEASYESAKSLATAGLPPPIPRRRDSVIVRREQRTCTAACCRDDLSENSSTHTSSHSSKISHNSHRVQVEFNEEENDTNGSGLDFYEAKGSSGQRDSSNDVFLSVRSSPECKGLMAPATDLGAEWKKRFDATGMSGDASLPLLRGLSPTPTTGQHSSPFFNAKRKKYVYPITLVGRGESSV; encoded by the exons ATGGACATCGGATGCGACGAAAGGAGGAATTGTCATTATCAGTGGATTCGTCGACGCGGTGCGCGACGCCGACATCGCCGTCGTCGGTTGTCGCAGTCAGCTGCTTCTTCCCGCGACCGACGTGATCGAGCGAAGCCGGTGATTCGCGTAGTTGAGGTAAATCGGTCGCCGGCTCGGATTTGGAtggaagacgacgacgacgaaggcggtgacgacgacgcggcgacgacgacgacgacgacgacgacgacgacgacgacgagggcgAGAGGATGCCTGGTATCGTGGTGTTCCGACGGCGCTGGAGCGTCGGCAGCGACGACCTCGTTGTACCTGGCGCTTTCCTCTTCATCCTTCATCTCATATG TTCATCTTGACGCCTTCGACCGGCCGGTTGTTTGTCGCGTACGGAGTGTCGCGTCGTGCGTGCGTAGGTTATGTCATCCGGGACGTCGTTGCAGAATGCCGAGCTTGATCGCATTCGGCAGAAGATGGAGGGTAGGCAGCGACGATCTTCTGCTACCTGGCGTTGTCTTGTTCTGGACCCATCTGTTCGA GCTGACAGTGCTAGGCGTTCTACTGGGGATTCTCGAGTGGAATCGTAGCGTCACCTGCATCCTTCTCCTGTGGGAATACGTGATCGGGTATGAGGGTCTCTTCGTGGCTTGCATGGCAGTGGAGTTCTCCATCTGTTTCCTAGCGACGAGGGGCAGCATCCTGGACACCACGGCGAGAGCGCCGATGCAGTACATTCTGTATATCCGATTGT TCTTGGTACTGGTGGAGATCGGTTGGTTGTGCGCAGGTGTTACGTGGTTAGCGCGTTATTATCAAACCTGTCCAGTGGACCAAGCTAAAGATGTTATGTTAG GTTTAGTGATATCGAACTGGTGCTTACTGGCATTTTTGATGGCGACCATTTGGTGCACGTACGATGCGGCCGGCAGATCCTGGGTAAAGATGAAGAAGTATCAGCGCAGCATGAGGGAGGCTGAGTCGAGAGCGGCCAGATTGCATTACAAGCGCAGCGGCAGCAGAAATCGAAATTGGCGACAACG AAAAGTCATACGTGCCTATCAAGACAGTTGGGATAATCGGTGTAGACTGCTGTTCTGCTGCCTGGGAAACTCTGATCGCAATCGA AACTCGTTCGCCGATCTTGCGCGGCTGCTGAGTGACTTCTTCCGCGACCTGGATGTCGTGCCATCGGACGTGGTGGCCGGGCTGGTGTTACTGAGAAAGTTTCAGAAGATCGAGCGCGAGCTGATAGTGAAGCAGCGCAAGAATGACACGTACGAATTTTTGTCGGGAGTTCCGGTCACTCCACGCACCAAATTTCTGTCCATGACCGAGGACGGTGACCTGGGCCACTTTCAATTGGCTATCCATTATATGCACTTTGCCCTCGCTGCTTACGGCTGGCCGATGTTCCTTGTCAGTTCCTCCACCGAACTCTGCCAGCTATGCACCAG ATTGCaatgttgctgctgttgcttcCCGTGCGGCGGACACCGCGAGGACGAGACGACGATTGTCGAGGACAATTGCTGCCGGTGCAATTACGCTGCCCTGAGCAGGATGCTCGATTTGGGAGAAATCGAGGTCGTTTATGCGACCTTCCATGTGGACGTCGGCGAGACGCCGTTTTTCGTCGCTCTCGATTATACGAAGAGAAAG GTTGTAGTTAGTATACGAGGAACCTTAAGCATGAAGGATGTACTGACAGACCTAAACGCCGAGGGTGAGGTGTTACCTTTGTCACCACCGAGGGAAGACTGGCTCGGTCACAAGGGAATGGTACAAGCTGCCGAATACATACGCAAGAAACTACAGGAAGAGGATATCATCGCGCGCGCCCTCGCCAAG GATCCTTCCAGAGGTACACATCAATTCGGCCTGACGCTGGTGGGACATTCGCTAGGCGCTGGCACTGCGGCGATCCTCGCGATTTTGCTCAAACAGGATTACCCGGACCTGATATGCTTCTCGTTCGGACCACCTGGTGGGCTGTTGAGCATGCCTGCCCAACAATACAGCCAGGAATTCATCACCTCCGTGGTGGTAGGCAAGGATGTCGTGCCGAGGATCGGACTTCGACAAATGGAGAGCCTTAGGGCGGATCTCATCAACGCCATAAAGAGGAGTGTCGATCCTAAA TGGAAAACGATAGCGTGTTCGGTGATGTGCTGTGGCTGCGGCTGGACGCCTACGTCAGCGGCGAATTTGGAGGCTGGTGGTTGCATCGGCGAATACCAGCGGGACAAGGACCGAGCGCGTGCCCAGACTATTGTGCCCAGCGATTCCAGTATTGCCTTGACCCTGCACAGACCTTTATACCCACCTGGCCGGATCATACATGTAGTGCGACATCATCCTAACAAGGGCGA GCAAAAGTATGAGACGCGTTGGAG ACAAATGTTGAGCAAGCGCGAGCCCGTGTACCAGGCGCTGTGGGCCGGTCCGTGCGATTTCGACGAAGTGCTGATCAGCCCGGTGATGATACAAGATCACATGCCGGACAACATGTTGCGGGCGCTGAACAAG GTGTTGGCGTGCAGAGATCGGGGCTACATGGATGCGggggcggcgacggcgacagGGCCCGAGGCTGCTGCAGCCATCGCAGTGATAAACGCAACGATGACCGAGCTTAGGGGACCTCCCCTCGATCAGCAGCATCCACCACAAGTCGTGGTGCTCCACCATCAGGGTACACTGGATGCCTACATCACCGCGCCCTCCTCGTGCCGCGATACAAG ACCGAGTCGTTGGGACGATCCAACACGCACGGCACCCTTGGCCACTCCGGAGACGTTGTCAGAGGCATCGACAAGTAGTAGTCCTCCGTCGCCAGTGCCAGCACCGAGACCGATGCGACGCACACCCAAGATCCCGGGAAACTTGTCAACGGCGGCGGACGATCTGAAGAATAATCTGCACTACGCAATGCTCTCAGCAAAGAACTATTTCCTGAGGACGAAAGGGGAGCACGCGACGGGCAGTAATAACGGCAGTAGTAGCGGCAATAGTGAGGCGAGCTACGAGAGTGCCAAGAGTCTAGCCACAGCCGGTCTTCCGCCGCCGATACCGAGACGACGGGACTCCGTCATTGTTAGAAG GGAACAACGGACGTGCACAGCGGCGTGCTGCAGGGACGATCTCTCCGAGAATTCGTCGACTCATACGTCGTCGCATTCCTCAAAGATATCCCATAATTCTCATCGCGTTCAAGTAGAGTTTAACGAGGAAGAGAACGATACCAATGGTTCCGGCTTGGACTTTTACGAAGCCAAG GGTTCCTCGGGTCAGCGTGATAGCAGTAACGATGTCTTCCTCAGCGTACGCAGTTCACCAGAGTGCAAAGGGCTGATGGCACCAGCTACAGATCTAGGCGCCGAGTGGAAGAAGCGATTTGACGCTACAGGTATGAGCGGCGATGCCTCGTTACCGCTTCTTCGAGGTCTATCTCCTACGCCGACCACTGGCCAGCACAGTTCACCGTTCTTCAATGCGAAACGGAAGAAATACGTGTATCCTATCACGCTGGTGGGACGAGGCGAGAGCAGTGTTTAG
- the LOC105275272 gene encoding sn1-specific diacylglycerol lipase alpha isoform X5: MPGIVVFRRRWSVGSDDLVVPGAFLFILHLIWLTVLGVLLGILEWNRSVTCILLLWEYVIGYEGLFVACMAVEFSICFLATRGSILDTTARAPMQYILYIRLFLVLVEIGWLCAGVTWLARYYQTCPVDQAKDVMLGLVISNWCLLAFLMATIWCTYDAAGRSWVKMKKYQRSMREAESRAARLHYKRSGSRNRNWRQRKVIRAYQDSWDNRCRLLFCCLGNSDRNRNSFADLARLLSDFFRDLDVVPSDVVAGLVLLRKFQKIERELIVKQRKNDTYEFLSGVPVTPRTKFLSMTEDGDLGHFQLAIHYMHFALAAYGWPMFLVSSSTELCQLCTRLQCCCCCFPCGGHREDETTIVEDNCCRCNYAALSRMLDLGEIEVVYATFHVDVGETPFFVALDYTKRKVVVSIRGTLSMKDVLTDLNAEGEVLPLSPPREDWLGHKGMVQAAEYIRKKLQEEDIIARALAKDPSRGTHQFGLTLVGHSLGAGTAAILAILLKQDYPDLICFSFGPPGGLLSMPAQQYSQEFITSVVVGKDVVPRIGLRQMESLRADLINAIKRSVDPKWKTIACSVMCCGCGWTPTSAANLEAGGCIGEYQRDKDRARAQTIVPSDSSIALTLHRPLYPPGRIIHVVRHHPNKGEQKYETRWRQMLSKREPVYQALWAGPCDFDEVLISPVMIQDHMPDNMLRALNKVVTTLGPAKPQRLTSGHASSTEASSETAREHHMIEVQELEIQEQEMRALLSPSSPSRYQLGNLAGTPPHRLCLETSFTSLQSPTDIPQAGRELSVDSRGIPWEYVSLASELLHTPRPEDSKPPSRWDDPTRTAPLATPETLSEASTSSSPPSPVPAPRPMRRTPKIPGNLSTAADDLKNNLHYAMLSAKNYFLRTKGEHATGSNNGSSSGNSEASYESAKSLATAGLPPPIPRRRDSVIVRREQRTCTAACCRDDLSENSSTHTSSHSSKISHNSHRVQVEFNEEENDTNGSGLDFYEAKGSSGQRDSSNDVFLSVRSSPECKGLMAPATDLGAEWKKRFDATGMSGDASLPLLRGLSPTPTTGQHSSPFFNAKRKKYVYPITLVGRGESSV; this comes from the exons ATGCCTGGTATCGTGGTGTTCCGACGGCGCTGGAGCGTCGGCAGCGACGACCTCGTTGTACCTGGCGCTTTCCTCTTCATCCTTCATCTCATATG GCTGACAGTGCTAGGCGTTCTACTGGGGATTCTCGAGTGGAATCGTAGCGTCACCTGCATCCTTCTCCTGTGGGAATACGTGATCGGGTATGAGGGTCTCTTCGTGGCTTGCATGGCAGTGGAGTTCTCCATCTGTTTCCTAGCGACGAGGGGCAGCATCCTGGACACCACGGCGAGAGCGCCGATGCAGTACATTCTGTATATCCGATTGT TCTTGGTACTGGTGGAGATCGGTTGGTTGTGCGCAGGTGTTACGTGGTTAGCGCGTTATTATCAAACCTGTCCAGTGGACCAAGCTAAAGATGTTATGTTAG GTTTAGTGATATCGAACTGGTGCTTACTGGCATTTTTGATGGCGACCATTTGGTGCACGTACGATGCGGCCGGCAGATCCTGGGTAAAGATGAAGAAGTATCAGCGCAGCATGAGGGAGGCTGAGTCGAGAGCGGCCAGATTGCATTACAAGCGCAGCGGCAGCAGAAATCGAAATTGGCGACAACG AAAAGTCATACGTGCCTATCAAGACAGTTGGGATAATCGGTGTAGACTGCTGTTCTGCTGCCTGGGAAACTCTGATCGCAATCGA AACTCGTTCGCCGATCTTGCGCGGCTGCTGAGTGACTTCTTCCGCGACCTGGATGTCGTGCCATCGGACGTGGTGGCCGGGCTGGTGTTACTGAGAAAGTTTCAGAAGATCGAGCGCGAGCTGATAGTGAAGCAGCGCAAGAATGACACGTACGAATTTTTGTCGGGAGTTCCGGTCACTCCACGCACCAAATTTCTGTCCATGACCGAGGACGGTGACCTGGGCCACTTTCAATTGGCTATCCATTATATGCACTTTGCCCTCGCTGCTTACGGCTGGCCGATGTTCCTTGTCAGTTCCTCCACCGAACTCTGCCAGCTATGCACCAG ATTGCaatgttgctgctgttgcttcCCGTGCGGCGGACACCGCGAGGACGAGACGACGATTGTCGAGGACAATTGCTGCCGGTGCAATTACGCTGCCCTGAGCAGGATGCTCGATTTGGGAGAAATCGAGGTCGTTTATGCGACCTTCCATGTGGACGTCGGCGAGACGCCGTTTTTCGTCGCTCTCGATTATACGAAGAGAAAG GTTGTAGTTAGTATACGAGGAACCTTAAGCATGAAGGATGTACTGACAGACCTAAACGCCGAGGGTGAGGTGTTACCTTTGTCACCACCGAGGGAAGACTGGCTCGGTCACAAGGGAATGGTACAAGCTGCCGAATACATACGCAAGAAACTACAGGAAGAGGATATCATCGCGCGCGCCCTCGCCAAG GATCCTTCCAGAGGTACACATCAATTCGGCCTGACGCTGGTGGGACATTCGCTAGGCGCTGGCACTGCGGCGATCCTCGCGATTTTGCTCAAACAGGATTACCCGGACCTGATATGCTTCTCGTTCGGACCACCTGGTGGGCTGTTGAGCATGCCTGCCCAACAATACAGCCAGGAATTCATCACCTCCGTGGTGGTAGGCAAGGATGTCGTGCCGAGGATCGGACTTCGACAAATGGAGAGCCTTAGGGCGGATCTCATCAACGCCATAAAGAGGAGTGTCGATCCTAAA TGGAAAACGATAGCGTGTTCGGTGATGTGCTGTGGCTGCGGCTGGACGCCTACGTCAGCGGCGAATTTGGAGGCTGGTGGTTGCATCGGCGAATACCAGCGGGACAAGGACCGAGCGCGTGCCCAGACTATTGTGCCCAGCGATTCCAGTATTGCCTTGACCCTGCACAGACCTTTATACCCACCTGGCCGGATCATACATGTAGTGCGACATCATCCTAACAAGGGCGA GCAAAAGTATGAGACGCGTTGGAG ACAAATGTTGAGCAAGCGCGAGCCCGTGTACCAGGCGCTGTGGGCCGGTCCGTGCGATTTCGACGAAGTGCTGATCAGCCCGGTGATGATACAAGATCACATGCCGGACAACATGTTGCGGGCGCTGAACAAG GTTGTGACGACCCTGGGACCGGCGAAACCGCAGAGACTAACATCGGGACATGCGTCATCAACGGAGGCGTCGTCGGAGACGGCGCGCGAGCACCACATGATCGAAGTTCAGGAGTTAGAGATACAGGAGCAGGAGATGCGGGCTCTGTTATCGCCATCCAGCCCAAGCAGATACCAACTCGGCAATCTGGCCGGCACGCCGCCACATCGACTCTGCCTGGAGACAAGCTTCACGTCGCTGCAGAGTCCAACGGACATACCTCAGGCCGGTCGTGAACTCAGCGTAGACTCCAGAGGCATCCCGTGGGAATACGTCAGCCTTGCCAGCGAACTACTCCACACACCCAGGCCAGAGGACAGCAAACC ACCGAGTCGTTGGGACGATCCAACACGCACGGCACCCTTGGCCACTCCGGAGACGTTGTCAGAGGCATCGACAAGTAGTAGTCCTCCGTCGCCAGTGCCAGCACCGAGACCGATGCGACGCACACCCAAGATCCCGGGAAACTTGTCAACGGCGGCGGACGATCTGAAGAATAATCTGCACTACGCAATGCTCTCAGCAAAGAACTATTTCCTGAGGACGAAAGGGGAGCACGCGACGGGCAGTAATAACGGCAGTAGTAGCGGCAATAGTGAGGCGAGCTACGAGAGTGCCAAGAGTCTAGCCACAGCCGGTCTTCCGCCGCCGATACCGAGACGACGGGACTCCGTCATTGTTAGAAG GGAACAACGGACGTGCACAGCGGCGTGCTGCAGGGACGATCTCTCCGAGAATTCGTCGACTCATACGTCGTCGCATTCCTCAAAGATATCCCATAATTCTCATCGCGTTCAAGTAGAGTTTAACGAGGAAGAGAACGATACCAATGGTTCCGGCTTGGACTTTTACGAAGCCAAG GGTTCCTCGGGTCAGCGTGATAGCAGTAACGATGTCTTCCTCAGCGTACGCAGTTCACCAGAGTGCAAAGGGCTGATGGCACCAGCTACAGATCTAGGCGCCGAGTGGAAGAAGCGATTTGACGCTACAGGTATGAGCGGCGATGCCTCGTTACCGCTTCTTCGAGGTCTATCTCCTACGCCGACCACTGGCCAGCACAGTTCACCGTTCTTCAATGCGAAACGGAAGAAATACGTGTATCCTATCACGCTGGTGGGACGAGGCGAGAGCAGTGTTTAG